From the Streptomyces pluripotens genome, one window contains:
- a CDS encoding ABC transporter ATP-binding protein, protein MYELRNVTKRYTRGKEAVHALDGIDLTIGDGDRLVIQGPTGGGKSTLLQMLGGLDRPTSGEVVLDGTDLAKQSEARLTKLRSENIGFVFQSFNLIPTLTAQENVETALVPLGIKAKERRELAAEALESVGLGERLAHVPSEMSGGQQQRVAIARALVKKPKVLLADEPTGNLDEGMRDEIMDVLERLWKEHGLTFIMVTHDSAIAKKAPRLATIRKGKITVQENVKA, encoded by the coding sequence ATGTACGAACTGAGAAACGTCACCAAGCGCTATACCCGCGGCAAGGAAGCGGTCCACGCCCTCGACGGCATCGACCTCACCATCGGCGACGGCGACCGCCTGGTCATTCAGGGCCCGACCGGCGGCGGGAAATCCACCCTCCTCCAGATGCTCGGCGGACTCGACCGGCCCACCTCCGGGGAAGTAGTGCTCGACGGAACGGATCTGGCCAAACAATCCGAGGCCCGTCTGACGAAACTCCGCAGCGAGAACATCGGATTCGTCTTCCAGTCCTTCAACCTCATCCCGACCCTCACCGCGCAGGAAAATGTGGAGACGGCCCTCGTGCCCCTCGGCATCAAGGCCAAGGAGCGCCGTGAACTAGCCGCCGAAGCACTGGAATCGGTCGGCCTGGGGGAACGGCTGGCCCATGTTCCCTCGGAGATGTCCGGCGGCCAGCAGCAACGCGTCGCCATCGCCCGGGCCCTGGTGAAGAAGCCCAAGGTGCTGCTGGCCGACGAGCCGACCGGAAACCTCGACGAGGGTATGCGGGACGAGATCATGGACGTGCTCGAACGTCTGTGGAAGGAGCACGGGTTGACCTTCATCATGGTCACCCACGACTCCGCGATCGCCAAGAAGGCGCCGCGTCTGGCCACCATCCGCAAGGGGAAGATCACGGTGCAGGAGAACGTCAAGGCCTGA
- a CDS encoding helix-turn-helix domain-containing protein: MDGRSGQPEAAAGQPLDRRAELSEFLRSRRARLKPEDVGLPDFGRHRRVPGLRREELAQLAGVSVAYYTRLEQGNGRNVSAEVLDSIARALRLTDAEHAHLTHLAKPKSHKKKPTARQQQVRSSLRQLLDTMDGVPAYVVGRRSEILAWNRMAAAVFGDWADLAPGERNWARMVFLRPEYRDLFIDWEQKAIDIVCALRMDAGRHPDDPRLSALVGELSVKSDEFRRLWATHDVKEKSHGVKRLHHPLVGDLSLNFESFRLPDGTDQSLVTYHPEPGSPSAESLRLLASWGADAGRPVPSA; the protein is encoded by the coding sequence ATGGATGGCAGGAGCGGACAGCCGGAGGCAGCAGCCGGCCAGCCCCTGGACCGGCGCGCCGAGCTGAGCGAGTTCCTGCGCAGCCGCCGTGCCCGGCTCAAGCCGGAGGACGTGGGGCTGCCCGACTTCGGACGGCACCGCAGGGTCCCCGGGCTGCGCCGCGAGGAGCTGGCCCAGCTGGCCGGGGTGTCGGTGGCGTACTACACCCGCCTGGAGCAGGGCAACGGACGGAACGTCTCGGCGGAAGTGCTGGACTCCATCGCGCGTGCCCTGCGCCTGACGGACGCCGAGCACGCGCACCTCACTCACCTGGCCAAGCCGAAGTCGCACAAGAAGAAGCCGACGGCACGGCAGCAGCAGGTGCGCTCCTCACTACGGCAACTGCTGGACACGATGGACGGTGTCCCGGCGTACGTCGTCGGCCGTCGCTCGGAGATCCTCGCCTGGAACCGGATGGCGGCAGCGGTCTTCGGTGACTGGGCGGACCTTGCGCCCGGCGAGCGCAACTGGGCGCGCATGGTGTTCCTGCGCCCCGAGTACCGCGACCTGTTCATCGACTGGGAGCAGAAGGCGATCGACATCGTCTGCGCCCTGCGCATGGACGCGGGCCGCCATCCGGACGACCCCCGGCTGTCTGCTCTGGTGGGTGAACTCTCCGTGAAGAGCGACGAGTTCCGCCGGCTGTGGGCCACCCATGACGTCAAGGAGAAGAGCCACGGCGTCAAGCGTCTGCACCATCCCCTGGTGGGGGACCTCTCCTTGAATTTCGAGTCCTTCCGCCTGCCGGACGGCACGGACCAGTCCCTGGTGACGTACCACCCCGAACCCGGCTCCCCGTCCGCCGAGTCCCTCCGCCTGCTGGCCAGCTGGGGCGCGGACGCGGGCCGCCCGGTGCCGTCCGCCTGA
- a CDS encoding NAD(P)-dependent alcohol dehydrogenase, translating to MTTVAAYAAPAAKAPLERTTIERRAVGEFDVLIDIEFAGICHSDIHQAREGWGKANFPMVPGHEIAGVVREVGPGVTRFQTGDRVGVGCIVDSCRECDNCKAGLEQYCAEGPTLTYNAVGKDGQPTQGGYAQKIVVDENYVVRVPDGLSLDVAAPLLCAGITTYSPLKHWNAGPGKKVAVVGLGGLGHMGVKIAHALGAEVTVLSQSLRKKDDGLKLGADHYYATSDPKTFEELAGTFDIIINTVSAPLDFAAYLSLLRTDGTMVNLGLPEEPVRIVLQSLFGNRRSLSSSGIGGIAETQEMLDFCAEHGLGAEIELIRADEINDAYERVLASDVRYRFVIDAATI from the coding sequence ATGACCACTGTTGCTGCGTACGCCGCGCCCGCCGCGAAGGCCCCGCTGGAGCGGACGACCATCGAGCGACGCGCGGTCGGCGAGTTCGACGTCCTGATCGACATCGAGTTCGCCGGCATCTGCCACTCTGACATCCATCAGGCACGGGAAGGCTGGGGCAAGGCGAACTTCCCGATGGTTCCCGGTCACGAGATCGCCGGTGTTGTCCGTGAGGTCGGCCCGGGCGTGACCAGGTTCCAGACCGGTGACCGCGTGGGCGTCGGCTGCATCGTCGACTCCTGCCGGGAGTGCGACAACTGCAAGGCCGGCCTGGAGCAGTACTGCGCCGAGGGCCCGACCTTGACCTACAACGCGGTCGGCAAGGACGGGCAGCCCACCCAGGGCGGCTACGCCCAGAAGATCGTCGTCGACGAGAACTACGTCGTCCGTGTTCCCGACGGGCTGTCGCTGGATGTGGCCGCCCCGCTGCTGTGCGCCGGCATCACCACCTACTCGCCGCTCAAGCACTGGAACGCCGGTCCCGGCAAGAAGGTCGCCGTCGTCGGCCTCGGCGGGCTCGGACACATGGGTGTGAAGATCGCACACGCGCTCGGCGCCGAGGTCACCGTCCTGTCGCAGTCCCTGCGCAAGAAGGACGACGGGCTGAAACTGGGCGCCGACCACTACTACGCCACCAGCGATCCGAAGACCTTCGAGGAACTGGCTGGCACGTTCGACATCATCATCAACACCGTCTCCGCCCCGCTGGACTTCGCCGCCTACCTGTCGCTACTGCGCACGGACGGCACCATGGTCAACCTCGGTCTCCCGGAGGAACCGGTGCGGATCGTCCTCCAGTCGCTGTTCGGCAACCGACGCAGCCTGAGCAGCTCCGGCATCGGCGGCATCGCCGAGACCCAGGAGATGCTCGACTTCTGCGCCGAGCACGGACTGGGCGCCGAGATCGAGCTGATCCGCGCGGACGAGATCAACGATGCGTACGAGCGGGTGCTGGCGAGCGACGTCCGCTACCGCTTCGTCATCGACGCGGCCACCATCTGA
- a CDS encoding MFS transporter gives MTLIASSMCIFVVQLDFLALNLALPRMASDLGTTTTDLQWVISGYMLALAATLIPGGRLGDILGRRRMLITGLVVFALCSLGAGLASTPSAVIVMRIAQGAGAGVLFPLAIAVITDAYPPERTMRVIGDAYGMGALALALGPVFGGGVTELLSWRVVLFVNVPIGAAAIVMVVLGVRESRDTTVPRSIDLPGLCMVTLGIAAVTITVDRLRAWPAGVTVGVAVTGLLLLAGFVVRERVARWPLVALDLFHNKPYVVITFMSTVANISFVLAMYGVTIYLQQVAGHTPLGAGMIFLAASVAAGVAAPLSGRLGERFDVPRTMVVMTLVGAVGLFLVSLNGDLWSYLPGLALTGFGYGMGWTMGSSGTQAVVPPERVGQASGVELAIVIGIAGMCVAAGATLIEVRTTSDGLAAAIGDVLLWVAIGSAVAAAALGLVAARVMPEERP, from the coding sequence ATGACGCTGATCGCCTCCTCGATGTGCATCTTCGTCGTGCAACTCGACTTCCTGGCACTGAACCTGGCGCTGCCCCGGATGGCATCGGACCTGGGGACGACCACCACGGACCTGCAGTGGGTGATCAGCGGCTACATGCTGGCGCTGGCCGCCACCCTGATCCCGGGCGGCAGGCTCGGGGACATCCTCGGCCGCAGGCGGATGCTGATCACTGGTCTGGTCGTCTTCGCCCTGTGCTCGTTGGGCGCCGGCCTCGCCTCCACCCCGAGCGCCGTGATCGTGATGCGGATCGCCCAGGGTGCCGGCGCGGGGGTGCTGTTCCCGCTGGCCATCGCAGTGATCACCGACGCCTATCCGCCGGAGCGGACGATGCGGGTTATCGGGGACGCCTACGGGATGGGGGCCCTGGCCCTGGCGCTCGGTCCCGTGTTCGGCGGCGGGGTCACGGAACTGCTGAGCTGGCGCGTGGTGCTCTTCGTCAACGTTCCGATCGGCGCGGCAGCCATCGTCATGGTCGTCCTCGGGGTGCGCGAGTCGAGGGACACCACCGTGCCGCGCTCGATCGACCTGCCGGGGCTGTGCATGGTGACTCTCGGTATCGCTGCGGTGACGATCACGGTGGACCGGTTGCGGGCCTGGCCCGCTGGAGTCACCGTCGGTGTCGCGGTGACCGGACTGCTGCTGCTGGCCGGGTTCGTGGTGAGGGAGCGGGTGGCGCGGTGGCCGCTGGTCGCGCTCGATCTGTTCCACAACAAGCCTTATGTGGTCATCACGTTCATGTCGACCGTCGCCAACATCTCCTTCGTCCTGGCCATGTACGGCGTCACGATCTACCTCCAGCAGGTTGCCGGGCACACGCCTCTCGGAGCCGGAATGATCTTCCTGGCCGCGTCCGTCGCCGCCGGTGTGGCAGCGCCGCTCTCCGGACGCCTCGGTGAGCGCTTCGACGTTCCGCGGACCATGGTCGTGATGACCCTGGTGGGTGCGGTCGGCCTCTTCCTCGTCTCCCTCAACGGCGACCTCTGGTCCTACCTTCCAGGTCTCGCGCTGACCGGGTTCGGTTACGGCATGGGGTGGACGATGGGAAGCAGCGGGACCCAGGCGGTCGTCCCGCCCGAGCGGGTCGGTCAGGCCTCGGGGGTGGAACTCGCCATCGTCATCGGGATCGCCGGCATGTGCGTGGCCGCCGGGGCAACCCTGATCGAGGTGCGCACCACCAGTGACGGTCTCGCGGCGGCGATCGGCGACGTGCTGCTGTGGGTCGCGATCGGCAGCGCCGTCGCCGCCGCTGCCCTCGGGCTCGTCGCTGCCCGCGTGATGCCCGAGGAGCGTCCCTAG
- a CDS encoding ATP-binding protein, producing MPAWHLRDYHDDDLDQAIEVWDQSRRADEDRVFPVSEVMAAAKAGQPAVVAVVGSEVVGMAVAQAHGKRGWILQVALASRWRERGIGSALLGELERRLRALGVRHISALLPAGAAGTKALENSGYQVRTDLAYYEKLEPSGTANTDVLAALGGRVLPEGLWDAMAGMEREKQVVERRLVLPLSEPTLADHYGVAPPKAVILFGPPGTGKTSFAKAVASRLGWPFVELFPSRLAADTNEGLATALRETFADLAELDSVLLFIDEVEEIAGERSGKAVDPGHGVTNELLKLIPVFREPDARLLACATNSVRSLDAAFLRPGRFDYVIPIGPPDPTARAAIWARYLGASARSVNLGQLVEASELFTPADIEFAARKGAQAAFEREIAQRQGLPATTEDYMTAIGDTRPSLTARAIQEFAEDIDEYSRL from the coding sequence ATGCCCGCTTGGCATCTGCGCGACTATCACGACGACGATCTCGACCAGGCCATTGAGGTCTGGGACCAGAGCCGCCGGGCCGACGAGGACCGGGTGTTCCCGGTCTCCGAGGTGATGGCCGCGGCCAAGGCCGGTCAGCCGGCCGTCGTCGCAGTGGTCGGCAGCGAAGTGGTGGGCATGGCCGTGGCACAGGCCCACGGGAAGCGGGGGTGGATCCTGCAGGTGGCACTCGCTTCCCGGTGGCGTGAGCGCGGGATCGGCAGTGCTCTCCTCGGCGAACTGGAACGGCGCCTGCGGGCACTGGGCGTGCGCCACATCAGTGCACTGCTACCCGCCGGGGCCGCCGGGACGAAGGCGCTGGAGAACTCCGGTTACCAGGTCCGCACCGACCTGGCCTACTACGAGAAACTGGAGCCCTCCGGCACTGCCAACACCGACGTCCTCGCGGCGCTGGGCGGCCGGGTCCTACCCGAGGGGCTCTGGGACGCCATGGCCGGCATGGAGCGGGAGAAGCAGGTCGTCGAGCGCCGTCTCGTGCTCCCCCTGAGCGAGCCGACGCTGGCAGACCACTACGGCGTCGCCCCACCCAAGGCGGTCATCCTCTTCGGCCCACCCGGCACCGGGAAGACCAGCTTCGCCAAGGCGGTGGCCTCGCGGCTCGGCTGGCCGTTCGTGGAACTCTTCCCCTCCCGACTCGCGGCCGATACGAACGAGGGTCTCGCCACGGCGCTGCGGGAGACCTTCGCGGATCTGGCGGAACTGGACTCGGTGCTGCTCTTCATCGACGAAGTCGAGGAGATCGCCGGGGAGCGCTCCGGAAAGGCGGTCGACCCCGGGCACGGGGTGACCAACGAGTTGCTCAAGCTCATCCCCGTCTTCCGTGAGCCCGACGCACGCCTGCTGGCCTGTGCCACCAACTCGGTGCGTTCCCTCGACGCTGCTTTCCTGCGACCGGGCCGGTTCGACTACGTCATCCCCATCGGCCCGCCGGACCCAACCGCCCGCGCGGCGATCTGGGCCCGCTACCTCGGGGCATCCGCCCGTTCGGTGAACCTTGGCCAACTGGTCGAGGCAAGCGAATTGTTCACCCCGGCCGACATCGAATTCGCCGCTCGCAAGGGCGCACAGGCGGCGTTCGAACGCGAAATCGCGCAGCGCCAGGGCCTCCCGGCCACCACCGAGGACTACATGACCGCCATCGGCGACACCCGGCCGTCGCTCACCGCCAGGGCGATCCAGGAGTTCGCCGAGGACATCGACGAGTACAGCCGGCTCTGA
- a CDS encoding MFS transporter, producing MPLPIILGLSLAFTVTVVDPLVLSLNLPQVDRALHVPPQLVGLLGGAATLVMAASVLAAGSLGDTFGLKRLLMLGLTVVTVVNLLSVFSPGYGFLLAMRFLDGLGMTALLGVPLALLKVSVPAEQRPTAIGVLMAVEMVLCGVIPAFTGWAVAAVGWRFLFLIAPLLSLVSLWLTARYVPKSPVQQGRRLDVAGVSLIGLVLVTLVVGLGAAQNGVARPQTWVPLVISAVAAVLYVLHARRTAQPALDLALFRSSPFSVALAAAVTLNFLGVGLSLVLGQFGSVVLSLSPEKIGLLYLPGTLLVAGAVILAGRLVGKYTPRPVMVTGLLTMAASGLLLAGTASPTMALWLLVLATWLCNLGALVTSTSVSETVLSQAPPGHSGTVASVQMAFAMTGSALGPTVYLLLFNFFFQRQWLADAAARDLSVGEAQQAVDAVSSGMAQSPGGNVYDPNLLRQASGLRLGLDFTEALQRTMLIVSILPLVVAGLALALMPRRENPGRRARSGPRRRR from the coding sequence ATGCCCCTGCCGATCATCCTGGGACTCTCCCTCGCCTTCACGGTCACGGTCGTCGACCCGCTGGTGCTCAGCCTGAATCTGCCCCAGGTGGACCGGGCCCTCCATGTGCCGCCGCAGCTCGTCGGGCTGCTGGGCGGAGCCGCGACACTGGTGATGGCCGCTTCCGTGCTCGCTGCGGGTAGCCTCGGGGACACTTTCGGGCTCAAGCGGCTGCTGATGCTGGGGCTGACCGTCGTCACGGTCGTCAACCTGCTTTCTGTGTTCTCTCCCGGCTACGGTTTCCTGCTGGCCATGCGCTTCCTGGACGGGCTGGGCATGACCGCGCTGCTGGGAGTACCACTTGCCCTGCTGAAAGTGTCGGTGCCTGCTGAGCAACGGCCGACGGCCATCGGTGTCCTGATGGCCGTCGAGATGGTCCTTTGCGGGGTGATCCCCGCTTTCACGGGCTGGGCGGTGGCGGCCGTCGGTTGGCGGTTCCTGTTCCTCATCGCCCCGCTGCTGTCTCTGGTCTCGCTCTGGTTGACGGCCCGGTACGTCCCGAAGTCCCCGGTCCAGCAGGGCCGCCGCCTAGACGTGGCGGGTGTCAGCCTGATCGGATTGGTTCTGGTGACCCTCGTCGTCGGCCTCGGCGCGGCGCAGAACGGTGTGGCCCGGCCCCAGACCTGGGTGCCGCTGGTGATCAGCGCAGTCGCCGCCGTGCTCTACGTGCTCCATGCACGCCGTACCGCCCAGCCCGCGTTGGACCTGGCGCTGTTCCGCAGCTCACCGTTCAGCGTGGCCCTGGCTGCGGCCGTCACGTTGAACTTCCTCGGGGTTGGACTCAGCCTCGTCCTGGGGCAGTTCGGCAGCGTGGTGCTGTCCCTGTCCCCCGAGAAGATCGGCCTGCTGTACCTGCCCGGCACCCTGCTCGTCGCTGGTGCCGTGATCCTGGCCGGGCGCCTGGTGGGAAAGTACACCCCGCGGCCGGTGATGGTCACCGGCCTGCTGACGATGGCAGCGAGCGGGCTGCTGCTGGCGGGCACCGCCAGCCCCACGATGGCGCTGTGGCTGCTCGTGCTGGCCACCTGGCTGTGCAACCTCGGGGCGCTGGTCACCTCCACGTCCGTGTCCGAGACGGTCCTCTCCCAGGCACCGCCCGGACATTCCGGCACGGTGGCCTCCGTTCAGATGGCCTTCGCGATGACCGGCTCCGCACTCGGCCCCACGGTCTACCTCCTGCTCTTCAACTTCTTCTTCCAACGGCAGTGGCTGGCGGACGCCGCGGCACGCGACCTGTCGGTGGGTGAGGCCCAGCAGGCTGTGGACGCCGTGAGCAGCGGAATGGCACAGAGCCCCGGCGGCAACGTATACGATCCGAACCTGCTCCGGCAGGCCTCGGGACTCCGCCTCGGGCTGGACTTCACCGAGGCCCTGCAACGCACCATGCTGATCGTCAGCATCCTGCCGCTCGTCGTGGCGGGACTGGCCCTCGCTCTGATGCCCCGCCGCGAGAATCCCGGGCGCAGGGCGCGGTCCGGGCCGCGGCGAAGACGATGA
- a CDS encoding cystathionine gamma-synthase, which yields MSDRHISQHFETLAIHAGNTADPLTGAVVPPIYQVSTYKQDGVGGLRGGYEYSRSANPTRTALEENLAALEGGCRGLAFASGLAAEDTLLRTLLTPGDHVVIPNDAYGGTFRLFAKVAARWGVEWSVADTSDPAAVRAAITPKTKAVWVETPSNPLLGITDIAAVAQVAHAAGAKLVVDNTFATPYLQQPLSLGADVVVHSLTKYMGGHSDVVGGALIVSDQALGEELAYHQNAMGAVAGPFDSWLVLRGTKTLAVRMDRHSENATKIAGLLTRHARVTHVLYPGLPEHPGHEIAAKQMRAFGGMVSFRVEGGEEAAVEVCNRAKVFTLGESLGGVESLIEHPGRMTHASAAGSALEVPADLVRLSVGIENVDDLLGDLEQALG from the coding sequence ATGAGCGACAGGCACATCAGTCAGCACTTTGAGACTCTCGCGATCCACGCGGGCAACACCGCGGATCCCCTCACCGGCGCGGTCGTCCCGCCCATCTACCAGGTCTCGACCTACAAACAGGACGGCGTCGGCGGGCTGCGCGGCGGTTACGAGTACAGCCGCAGCGCCAACCCGACCCGGACCGCCCTGGAAGAGAACCTCGCCGCACTGGAGGGCGGTTGCCGCGGCTTGGCCTTCGCGTCCGGCCTGGCGGCCGAGGACACCCTGCTGCGCACACTGCTCACCCCCGGCGACCACGTGGTCATCCCGAACGACGCCTACGGCGGCACTTTCCGTCTCTTCGCCAAGGTCGCCGCCCGCTGGGGCGTGGAGTGGTCCGTCGCCGACACCAGCGACCCGGCCGCGGTCCGGGCCGCGATCACCCCGAAGACCAAGGCCGTCTGGGTGGAGACCCCGTCCAACCCGCTGCTGGGCATCACCGACATCGCCGCCGTCGCTCAGGTCGCCCACGCCGCGGGTGCCAAGCTCGTCGTCGACAACACCTTCGCCACGCCCTACCTCCAGCAGCCGCTGTCGCTCGGGGCGGACGTCGTCGTGCACTCCCTGACCAAGTACATGGGCGGCCACTCGGACGTGGTCGGCGGCGCACTGATCGTCTCCGACCAGGCGCTCGGCGAGGAACTGGCCTACCACCAGAACGCGATGGGCGCCGTCGCCGGTCCCTTCGACTCCTGGTTGGTGCTGCGCGGCACCAAGACCCTCGCGGTGCGCATGGACCGCCACAGCGAGAACGCGACGAAGATCGCCGGCCTGCTGACCCGCCACGCACGCGTGACGCACGTGCTGTACCCGGGGCTGCCCGAGCACCCCGGTCACGAGATCGCCGCCAAGCAGATGAGGGCGTTCGGCGGCATGGTGTCCTTCCGGGTTGAGGGCGGGGAGGAGGCCGCCGTCGAGGTCTGCAACCGCGCCAAGGTGTTCACCCTGGGGGAGTCGCTCGGTGGTGTCGAGTCCCTCATCGAACACCCCGGGCGGATGACCCACGCCTCCGCGGCCGGCTCGGCCCTGGAGGTCCCCGCTGACCTGGTGCGGCTGTCGGTCGGCATCGAGAACGTCGACGACCTGCTGGGGGACCTGGAGCAGGCCCTCGGCTAG
- a CDS encoding sigma factor-like helix-turn-helix DNA-binding protein: MHDRQLARGDRRAREFDAFVTGAAGRLLHTTTLLTAEAPDANVRAQRLLTLALAHTYARWHRLHGEDPYDCARRYLATRFARATWHRYGPLGRARPDPRSPLASLTAQERLVLVLRLYEGVAEEQAAALLGLPAERVHALCDRATAALLHPAKPTAVSGAGAKVVPS, translated from the coding sequence GTGCATGATCGGCAGCTGGCCCGCGGTGACCGCCGGGCCCGCGAGTTCGACGCGTTCGTCACGGGCGCTGCCGGGCGCCTGCTGCACACCACCACACTGCTCACCGCGGAGGCGCCCGATGCCAATGTGCGCGCACAGCGCCTGCTGACGCTGGCGCTCGCCCACACCTACGCCCGGTGGCACCGGCTGCACGGCGAGGACCCGTACGACTGCGCCCGTCGGTACCTGGCCACGCGCTTCGCGCGCGCGACCTGGCACCGGTACGGCCCCCTGGGCCGCGCCCGGCCGGACCCCCGCAGTCCGCTCGCCTCCCTCACCGCACAGGAACGACTGGTCCTGGTGTTGCGGCTCTACGAGGGGGTCGCCGAAGAACAGGCGGCGGCGCTCCTCGGACTGCCCGCGGAGCGCGTGCACGCGCTCTGCGACCGCGCGACGGCCGCCCTGCTGCATCCAGCCAAGCCGACCGCCGTCTCCGGGGCCGGCGCGAAGGTGGTGCCGTCATGA
- a CDS encoding MarR family winged helix-turn-helix transcriptional regulator encodes MSMDMMTVGVTGLLDTLQHEVAVFARRAEQTRLGGVGHVRNSMDRAAYLLLNRLDKEGPMGVKALAAGMGIDSSTVTRQVAPLVDTGLVKRTSHPEDGRAVVLQLSPRGATRLEEVRSSRRQLMAELTHDWAPEEREQFCSLLTRFNSALSARMTMQGVPSAEQPPAS; translated from the coding sequence ATGTCGATGGACATGATGACCGTCGGTGTCACCGGCCTTCTCGACACCCTCCAGCACGAGGTGGCGGTGTTCGCCCGCCGTGCCGAACAGACCCGGCTCGGCGGTGTCGGGCACGTGCGCAACTCCATGGACCGCGCCGCGTATCTGCTGCTCAACCGCCTCGACAAGGAGGGCCCGATGGGCGTCAAGGCACTCGCCGCGGGCATGGGCATCGACTCCTCCACGGTCACCCGGCAGGTGGCCCCCCTGGTGGACACCGGGCTCGTCAAACGCACCTCGCATCCGGAGGACGGGCGCGCGGTGGTGCTCCAACTGTCCCCGCGCGGAGCCACCCGGCTGGAGGAGGTGCGCTCGTCCAGGCGTCAGCTGATGGCCGAGCTGACACACGACTGGGCACCGGAGGAACGCGAGCAGTTCTGCTCGCTCCTGACCCGCTTCAACAGCGCGCTGTCCGCACGGATGACCATGCAGGGCGTCCCGTCGGCGGAGCAGCCGCCAGCCTCCTGA
- the ilvA gene encoding threonine ammonia-lyase — protein sequence MSYGTAGSLRSVTLDDVRGAQKMLSGVARMTAMEGSRYLSQLVGAPVQLKCENLQRTGSFKLRGAYVRIAGLLPEERAAGVVAASAGNHAQGVALASSLLGVHATVFMPKGAPLPKISATRDYGAEVRLHGQVVDETLTAAQEYAARTGAVFIHPFDHPDVIAGQGTVGLEILEQCPEVRTVVVGMGGGGLAAGIAVAVKGLRPDVRIVGVQAEGAAAYPPSLAAGHPVTLDNPTTMADGIKVARPGEVPFGIISELVDEVRTVSEDQLSAALLLCLERAKLVVEPAGASPVAALLGAPDAFEGPVVAVLSGGNVDPVLLQRVLRHGLAAQGRYLAVRLRLTDRPGALATLLGVLSEADANVLDVSHVRTDPRLGLTEVEVELHLETKGPAHCAEVGRALQNAGYTVID from the coding sequence ATGAGCTACGGCACGGCCGGTTCCTTGCGCTCCGTCACCCTCGACGATGTGCGTGGAGCCCAGAAGATGCTCTCGGGCGTGGCCCGGATGACCGCGATGGAGGGCAGTCGGTACCTGTCCCAGCTGGTCGGTGCGCCGGTGCAGCTCAAGTGCGAGAACCTCCAGCGGACCGGCTCGTTCAAGCTGCGCGGCGCCTACGTCAGGATCGCCGGGCTGCTTCCGGAGGAACGGGCGGCCGGCGTGGTGGCCGCGAGCGCCGGGAACCATGCGCAGGGGGTGGCGCTCGCCTCCTCGCTGCTGGGCGTGCACGCCACGGTGTTCATGCCGAAGGGTGCGCCGCTGCCGAAGATCAGCGCGACCCGAGACTACGGCGCTGAGGTGCGTCTGCACGGTCAGGTGGTCGACGAGACGCTGACCGCCGCCCAGGAATACGCGGCCCGGACGGGTGCCGTGTTCATCCACCCCTTCGACCACCCGGACGTCATCGCGGGGCAGGGCACGGTCGGCCTGGAGATCCTGGAGCAGTGTCCGGAGGTGCGTACGGTCGTCGTGGGCATGGGCGGTGGCGGGCTCGCTGCCGGCATCGCGGTGGCGGTCAAGGGACTCCGGCCGGACGTCAGGATCGTCGGCGTGCAGGCGGAGGGGGCGGCCGCCTACCCGCCCTCGCTGGCCGCCGGGCACCCGGTGACACTGGACAACCCGACGACGATGGCCGACGGCATCAAGGTGGCCCGGCCCGGCGAGGTGCCGTTCGGGATCATCAGCGAGCTGGTCGACGAGGTGCGCACGGTCAGCGAGGACCAGCTGTCGGCCGCGCTGCTGCTGTGCCTGGAGCGGGCCAAGCTGGTGGTGGAGCCTGCTGGGGCGAGTCCGGTCGCGGCTCTCCTGGGGGCGCCGGACGCCTTCGAGGGGCCGGTCGTCGCGGTTCTCTCCGGCGGCAACGTCGACCCGGTCCTGCTGCAGCGCGTGCTCCGGCACGGCCTGGCGGCGCAGGGCCGCTACCTGGCCGTCCGACTCCGGTTGACGGACCGGCCGGGTGCCCTTGCCACGCTCCTCGGTGTGCTGTCGGAGGCGGATGCCAACGTCCTCGACGTGAGTCACGTCCGCACCGACCCCCGGCTCGGGCTCACGGAGGTGGAGGTGGAACTGCACCTGGAGACCAAGGGGCCGGCGCACTGCGCCGAGGTCGGTCGGGCCCTGCAAAACGCGGGTTACACGGTCATCGACTGA